From the unidentified bacterial endosymbiont genome, one window contains:
- a CDS encoding helix-turn-helix transcriptional regulator, whose amino-acid sequence MENRQNEALRQNRVISLIRRNMMNNSQRFLRLHQVKEKTGFKKSWIYQQMRLKKFPAAIRIGSTHVAWLESDIEEWIKQQVSNSSLPEKSRAAVHDRKKYRRAK is encoded by the coding sequence ATGGAGAACAGACAGAATGAAGCGTTAAGACAAAATCGTGTCATCAGCCTTATCCGGAGAAACATGATGAATAACAGCCAACGGTTTTTACGTTTACACCAGGTGAAAGAAAAAACTGGCTTTAAAAAATCCTGGATTTATCAGCAGATGCGCCTGAAGAAATTTCCGGCTGCCATTCGTATCGGCTCAACCCATGTCGCCTGGCTGGAAAGCGACATTGAAGAATGGATCAAACAGCAGGTCAGTAATAGCAGCCTGCCTGAAAAGAGTCGTGCGGCTGTCCATGACAGGAAAAAATACAGGAGGGCAAAATGA
- a CDS encoding integrase domain-containing protein, whose translation MPRLTQRMEKLALLAGGSFKTILDRIRIAGRLSQHLHRLNIQIKDLQHLKSSHIESYIQARLDSGITPRTLQNEMAALRTILAQAGREKFAHSERISNKALGLGNASRAGTHRALTPDRWQAALADFRGRDEGLAVTLELARAMGLRSQEAVQCCQSLKSCAAALDRGDERLQVVFGTKGSRPRKTLALEPERLREILSRAIPLAEQRHGRLIDKPDLRSAMNYWRSSASRAGLTGPYAPHSLRYAWAQEAMTAYRKQGLSMKEAWAMVAMDLGHGDGRGRYIQRVYGEQTE comes from the coding sequence ATGCCGAGACTTACGCAACGCATGGAAAAACTCGCCCTGCTGGCTGGCGGCAGTTTTAAAACCATCCTTGACCGCATCCGCATTGCCGGACGTTTAAGCCAGCATCTGCACAGGCTGAATATCCAGATTAAGGATCTCCAGCATCTTAAATCATCGCATATCGAGAGTTATATCCAGGCGCGGCTGGATTCAGGTATCACGCCGCGCACGCTTCAGAACGAAATGGCGGCGCTGCGCACCATCCTTGCGCAGGCCGGGCGTGAAAAATTCGCGCATTCAGAACGTATCAGCAACAAAGCGCTTGGCCTGGGTAACGCCAGCCGGGCCGGAACTCACCGGGCGCTGACGCCGGATCGCTGGCAGGCTGCACTGGCTGATTTTCGCGGCAGGGATGAAGGTCTGGCGGTCACTCTGGAGCTGGCCCGCGCGATGGGGCTGCGCTCACAGGAAGCGGTGCAGTGCTGCCAGTCACTGAAAAGCTGTGCTGCTGCGCTTGATCGCGGTGACGAACGGCTACAGGTGGTGTTTGGCACCAAAGGCTCACGTCCCCGGAAGACACTGGCGCTGGAGCCAGAACGCTTACGGGAGATTCTGAGCCGGGCCATACCGCTGGCAGAGCAGCGCCACGGACGTCTTATAGATAAACCAGACCTGCGCAGCGCCATGAATTACTGGCGCTCAAGCGCCTCCCGTGCTGGGTTAACCGGGCCATATGCCCCTCACAGCCTACGCTATGCCTGGGCGCAGGAGGCGATGACAGCCTACCGGAAGCAGGGACTCAGCATGAAAGAAGCCTGGGCGATGGTCGCCATGGATCTCGGCCATGGTGATGGCCGTGGCCGCTATATCCAGCGGGTATATGGAGAACAGACAGAATGA
- a CDS encoding RNA-directed DNA polymerase, whose product MTVNKTSLEWAIDFVNHHSDGDLFPKSIEIESIVNNKDDFTSMIVGHNLNEFPPGSCRRFIVPKDEVSYRQATQLDPQDSIILSALVYEYGKDIEKLRLSDNVVFSYRFNPNINDGLYSNKTGWNDFWIKAEKLARGSTHILYCDIADFYNQIYHHTVENQLISANWPNQAIKWLISLLESTTAGVSRGVPVGPHPIHLIAEATLIPVDNSLKSAGYQFIRYADDILIFCKSEKKAKVALSNLATILDRQQRLTLQRHKTKILTPVDFFPICREMIEDRPINNHEASLLSIIKKYSGGNPYKTISYSEISTEDWSLISNIAIEKIINEYIDAIPVDYIRLRWFYRRIAQIGHPGAINVSLENLEKLEPCFANICFYLGSIQAIAPNEWKKIGTKLLKLYKIPEVQSNEYFRLLILSIFSKNKHINHFSKLHELYQKSDPFIRREIILAAKINEAYDWVRELREHFPSMDPWQQRAMIYAVSGLAKDEKKYFLQRISAKRPFEVVLSRWSKSI is encoded by the coding sequence ATGACAGTGAATAAAACCTCTCTTGAATGGGCTATTGATTTTGTCAATCATCATTCTGATGGAGATCTTTTTCCTAAGAGTATAGAAATTGAGTCTATTGTGAATAACAAGGATGACTTTACATCGATGATTGTCGGCCATAATCTTAATGAATTTCCACCAGGTAGTTGCAGGCGATTCATCGTACCAAAAGATGAGGTATCATATAGGCAAGCGACTCAATTAGATCCGCAAGACTCAATAATTCTTTCTGCATTAGTTTATGAATATGGAAAAGATATTGAAAAGTTAAGATTATCAGATAATGTGGTATTTAGTTATAGATTTAATCCTAACATTAATGATGGCTTATACAGCAACAAGACTGGCTGGAATGATTTTTGGATAAAAGCTGAAAAGTTAGCAAGAGGTTCAACTCATATTTTATATTGCGACATAGCCGATTTTTATAATCAAATATATCATCACACAGTCGAAAACCAATTAATTTCTGCGAATTGGCCAAATCAAGCGATTAAGTGGTTGATATCTCTCTTAGAGTCAACAACTGCTGGAGTTTCTAGAGGCGTTCCTGTAGGTCCGCATCCAATTCACCTTATAGCCGAGGCTACATTAATACCCGTTGATAATAGCTTAAAGAGTGCTGGTTATCAATTTATTAGATATGCAGATGATATATTGATTTTCTGTAAATCAGAAAAGAAAGCAAAGGTTGCCTTATCTAATTTGGCAACCATATTAGATCGCCAACAACGATTAACATTACAGAGACATAAAACAAAAATATTAACCCCAGTTGATTTTTTTCCGATCTGTAGAGAAATGATTGAAGATAGGCCGATAAATAATCATGAGGCAAGTTTACTAAGCATAATTAAAAAATATTCTGGTGGGAACCCATATAAAACTATCTCATACTCAGAAATTTCTACTGAGGATTGGTCTTTAATTTCAAACATTGCCATAGAAAAAATAATCAATGAGTATATTGATGCTATACCAGTAGATTACATCAGATTACGTTGGTTTTATCGTCGAATTGCTCAGATTGGACACCCTGGCGCTATCAATGTATCTTTGGAAAATCTAGAGAAACTTGAGCCATGCTTTGCTAATATATGTTTTTATTTAGGATCAATACAAGCAATAGCACCAAACGAATGGAAGAAGATTGGTACAAAACTATTAAAGCTATATAAAATACCAGAGGTGCAATCAAACGAATATTTTAGATTATTAATCCTTAGCATTTTCAGTAAGAATAAACATATCAATCACTTTTCAAAACTACATGAACTCTACCAAAAATCAGACCCATTTATTAGGCGAGAGATTATTTTGGCAGCAAAAATAAATGAAGCTTATGATTGGGTTAGAGAATTAAGAGAACATTTCCCCTCTATGGATCCGTGGCAACAAAGAGCAATGATATATGCAGTTTCAGGGCTTGCTAAAGATGAGAAAAAATACTTCCTCCAACGAATTTCAGCAAAACGCCCCTTTGAAGTAGTATTATCTAGATGGTCTAAAAGCATTTAA
- a CDS encoding WYL domain-containing protein — protein sequence MEKKYIRNQNVIDRLWYIEWLLMFKGWLSRSELTEKFGIQEAAATRDIRRYRDLADHNLRLNHSVKRYEINLDKFEITYPLRVETALSRLRSPETSQAMGYETTGIETIPRLHNPDIEVLAALSRAILNKESLFITYQSVANGTSSKEIAPHTMFDSGIKTYVRCFDFEKEKFIDLAINRISKTSQGKPLPDQASKNNDEMWNRIIQLELTVHPMVGKIRNKKTIEDDFQMTNGVRKVSVRAALAQYWLQRWNVDCSKDASLKDKIYQIHLRNNNVLDSVDGFFPGRS from the coding sequence ATGGAAAAAAAATACATTAGAAATCAGAATGTTATTGATAGGCTTTGGTATATAGAGTGGCTTTTGATGTTCAAAGGATGGCTCTCACGAAGTGAGCTGACTGAAAAATTCGGCATCCAAGAGGCCGCAGCCACTAGAGATATTCGTCGTTATAGAGATCTAGCGGACCATAACTTACGTTTAAACCACAGCGTAAAGAGATATGAGATTAACCTTGATAAGTTCGAGATTACATACCCATTACGTGTCGAGACAGCATTATCTCGTTTAAGAAGTCCTGAAACATCGCAAGCAATGGGGTATGAAACGACGGGTATCGAAACCATCCCTAGACTACATAACCCAGATATTGAGGTATTAGCGGCACTATCGAGAGCGATACTTAACAAAGAAAGTCTTTTTATCACTTATCAATCCGTAGCAAATGGAACTTCAAGTAAAGAGATTGCGCCGCATACAATGTTTGATAGCGGTATAAAAACATATGTTAGGTGTTTCGATTTCGAAAAAGAAAAATTCATTGATCTAGCTATAAATAGGATTAGTAAAACATCACAAGGAAAACCACTCCCTGATCAGGCATCTAAAAATAATGATGAAATGTGGAATAGAATTATTCAACTTGAACTTACAGTTCACCCAATGGTTGGGAAAATACGTAACAAAAAAACTATTGAGGATGATTTTCAGATGACTAATGGTGTAAGAAAAGTATCGGTAAGAGCAGCACTGGCTCAATATTGGTTGCAAAGGTGGAATGTTGATTGCTCTAAAGATGCCAGTTTAAAAGATAAAATTTACCAAATTCATCTTAGAAACAATAATGTTTTAGATAGCGTTGATGGTTTTTTCCCTGGAAGAAGCTAG
- a CDS encoding primase-helicase zinc-binding domain-containing protein, translating into MSRYVSDITASARHQWPMIYEQLGIVVPPAHRHGPCPCCGGKDRFRMDDLDGRGTWFCNQCGAGDGLDLVARVFGCNLVRAARKIWELSPEPLVPPAREKWQAGNMDARVKALLRHCQPGEAPYLAKRGWQRRQWLLTEHSSRTIGGFHFGAGTLVLPLRDTGMRLTGAQFIHPGGKNTCCPVAC; encoded by the coding sequence ATGAGCCGTTACGTTTCGGATATTACCGCCAGTGCCCGCCATCAGTGGCCGATGATATATGAGCAACTGGGTATCGTTGTGCCGCCTGCCCATCGTCACGGCCCCTGTCCCTGTTGCGGGGGAAAGGATCGCTTCAGGATGGATGACCTGGACGGGCGCGGGACATGGTTCTGTAACCAGTGCGGCGCAGGTGACGGACTGGATCTGGTAGCCCGGGTCTTCGGTTGTAACTTGGTCCGGGCGGCACGCAAAATATGGGAGCTGAGTCCGGAACCTCTGGTTCCGCCAGCCAGGGAAAAATGGCAGGCCGGAAACATGGATGCCCGGGTAAAAGCCCTGCTGCGTCACTGCCAGCCTGGCGAAGCGCCATACCTGGCAAAACGTGGCTGGCAGCGCCGCCAGTGGCTTCTGACAGAACACAGCAGCCGGACTATCGGCGGGTTTCACTTTGGTGCCGGAACGCTGGTACTGCCGCTAAGAGATACTGGCATGCGGCTAACGGGGGCCCAGTTCATTCATCCGGGAGGAAAAAATACCTGCTGCCCGGTAGCCTGCTGA
- a CDS encoding helicase RepA family protein yields MSELTHALTTSLPLRRGSEGFNISQAYLVKGLIPAGALCSIYGPGGSFKSFLAVSLACHAASGKPWSGRRVSQGAVLFIAGEGGTGVSRRIRAWELCVNDEMALDNLFRVDCPVFPATPGSVQQVILAAQDILQLTGMPVRLIILDTLARCFGSSDENTARDMGGFIQGCDAIRYHTHSTMLIVHHSGKDQDRGARGSSAFQAALDAEFNVRREGRRNAITLSCTKMKDAEMPEVTAYDLSEAEICIDDDGEPVTSLVLNDVPRRPDDDDSPATSGVPYMTHNHAALWKCINQRISRNQSCTRALLRDDLRARGMNVDKKFSRWLEKLLREQLIVLDGEEIRLADVGE; encoded by the coding sequence ATGTCCGAACTCACCCACGCACTAACCACCTCCCTTCCGCTGCGCAGAGGCTCGGAAGGGTTTAACATCAGTCAGGCCTATCTGGTGAAAGGACTGATCCCCGCCGGGGCGCTGTGCAGCATTTATGGCCCAGGAGGCTCGTTTAAGTCCTTTCTGGCTGTTTCACTGGCATGTCATGCTGCCAGCGGAAAACCATGGAGTGGCAGACGTGTCAGTCAGGGCGCAGTGCTGTTTATTGCCGGAGAAGGAGGAACCGGCGTGTCACGTCGTATCCGCGCCTGGGAACTTTGCGTAAATGATGAGATGGCGCTCGATAATCTGTTTCGTGTTGACTGCCCGGTATTTCCGGCCACCCCCGGGAGCGTTCAGCAAGTCATCCTCGCGGCGCAGGATATTTTGCAACTGACAGGGATGCCGGTCAGGCTGATTATCCTGGATACACTGGCCCGTTGTTTTGGCAGTTCAGACGAGAATACCGCGCGGGATATGGGGGGGTTTATTCAGGGCTGCGATGCCATTCGTTACCATACGCATTCCACCATGCTGATTGTTCATCATTCAGGCAAGGATCAGGACCGTGGTGCTCGTGGCTCCAGTGCCTTTCAGGCGGCACTGGACGCAGAGTTCAATGTTCGTCGTGAAGGTCGCCGCAACGCCATCACCCTGAGCTGTACCAAAATGAAAGACGCTGAAATGCCGGAAGTTACCGCCTACGACCTTAGTGAAGCGGAAATCTGTATTGATGATGATGGTGAGCCAGTGACATCTCTGGTGCTGAATGATGTGCCCCGGCGACCGGACGACGATGACAGTCCCGCCACATCCGGTGTGCCCTATATGACGCATAACCATGCCGCTCTCTGGAAATGTATAAATCAGCGTATCAGTCGGAACCAGTCCTGTACGCGGGCACTGCTGCGCGACGACCTGCGTGCCAGGGGTATGAACGTGGATAAGAAATTTTCCCGCTGGCTTGAAAAGCTGCTGCGAGAACAATTGATTGTTCTCGATGGTGAAGAGATCCGACTGGCTGATGTGGGGGAATAA
- a CDS encoding tyrosine-type recombinase/integrase, whose amino-acid sequence MALTNLEIKRAQPKEKAYSLSDGLGLALLIEPNGSKGWRFRYRFDNKARLMSFGSYPLVSLSEAREMRDKSRKLVISGVDPMAERRTQKALREQAKAMTFEVVSREWHRSKADRWTLGYRDEIIKTFEQDVFPFIGQRPMGDITPQELLQVLKRIEQRGALEKTRKVRQRCGEVFRYAIITGRAKYNPAPDLAMALATPKKQNYAWLPANEMPYFIRDLEGYTGSLITRNAAKLVMLTGVRTQEMRFATWDEIDFENALWEIPPERMKMRRPHLVPLSHQVIELLKQLEPITKNFPYIFIGRNSRKKPISKESVNQVIELLGYKGRATGHGFRHTMSTILHEHGFDSAWIETQLAHIDKNAIRGTYNHAQYLEKRREMMQWYADFLDGIITTN is encoded by the coding sequence ATGGCACTCACAAATCTTGAGATAAAGCGGGCTCAGCCAAAAGAAAAAGCATATTCGCTAAGCGATGGTTTGGGCCTGGCGCTGCTGATTGAACCCAACGGGAGCAAGGGTTGGCGCTTTCGCTATCGTTTTGATAACAAAGCCCGCCTGATGTCCTTCGGCTCTTATCCACTAGTCTCCCTCTCCGAAGCCAGAGAAATGCGCGACAAATCGCGCAAACTTGTCATATCTGGTGTAGATCCAATGGCCGAACGTCGTACACAAAAAGCGCTGCGAGAGCAGGCTAAAGCCATGACTTTTGAGGTAGTCAGTAGGGAGTGGCATCGTAGTAAAGCCGATCGCTGGACGCTGGGCTACCGTGATGAAATCATCAAAACCTTCGAACAAGACGTGTTTCCTTTTATCGGCCAGCGCCCTATGGGGGACATTACGCCGCAAGAATTGCTACAGGTTCTCAAACGCATTGAGCAACGTGGTGCACTGGAGAAAACGCGGAAAGTACGCCAGCGCTGTGGTGAAGTTTTTCGTTATGCCATTATCACGGGTCGTGCCAAATACAATCCAGCCCCGGATCTTGCGATGGCACTGGCTACACCGAAAAAACAAAACTATGCCTGGCTGCCTGCGAACGAGATGCCTTATTTTATCCGCGATCTGGAAGGGTATACCGGGAGCCTTATTACCAGAAACGCAGCAAAACTGGTAATGCTTACAGGTGTCAGAACCCAAGAGATGCGTTTCGCGACATGGGATGAAATTGATTTTGAGAATGCCCTCTGGGAGATCCCACCAGAAAGAATGAAGATGCGCCGCCCCCACCTTGTTCCTCTCTCGCACCAGGTGATTGAACTGCTCAAACAGCTGGAACCGATCACCAAAAATTTCCCGTACATCTTTATTGGCCGCAATAGCCGTAAGAAGCCAATCAGCAAGGAAAGTGTAAATCAGGTTATCGAACTACTGGGTTATAAGGGACGCGCTACAGGACATGGTTTCCGGCATACCATGTCTACAATCTTGCATGAACATGGTTTTGATAGCGCATGGATTGAAACACAGCTCGCACATATTGATAAGAATGCAATTCGCGGAACGTATAATCATGCGCAGTATCTGGAAAAACGCCGGGAGATGATGCAATGGTATGCGGATTTCCTTGATGGCATAATTACAACTAACTGA
- a CDS encoding ash family protein: MFAVLLARPALAPSMVAQAGASKEAPGRDNRYANPVWVITSEPGVSGDGVNLLITKRSTAYVSCPAVPRRICLRRRYL, from the coding sequence ATGTTTGCAGTGCTACTGGCGCGGCCTGCGCTCGCCCCTTCAATGGTGGCTCAGGCAGGGGCTTCGAAAGAAGCGCCGGGTCGTGATAACCGGTACGCCAACCCTGTCTGGGTCATCACCAGTGAGCCTGGCGTCTCCGGTGATGGCGTTAACCTGCTTATCACGAAGCGGAGCACTGCGTATGTATCCTGTCCTGCTGTCCCCCGTCGCATTTGCCTCCGCCGGAGGTATCTATGA